The genomic stretch CGGACCAGGCGCCGATGTACGACATCGCGGTCAGCGGCGACTCCATCGACTTCGAGGACATGCAGTGGCTGTATCCGCGCTTTCCCGGCACGGCCACCGGCGCGCTGTCGCTGCGGATCGAATCGCGTCCGGGCGGAACCATGTTCCTGGCGCGCGACACCGACGTGCGCGCGCCGGGAACGCGGCTGCAGGGAAGCTTCGGGATGCTGGTGGGCGACACCATCCGTTTCATGGACGTGGACCTCAAGGCGGAGCCCATCCGCACCTCCACAATCGAGAACATGCTCCCGGACGGGCTTCCCGTGCTGGGGCTGCGCCTGGGCGGGGCCGACATCCGGGGCGCGCCCGGCGGCGCGCTGCCGCCCACCCGCCGTCCACCCGGCGGGCGGCGCGAGGCACCCTGACGCAGAGCGGGCCCGGAGATTCGTCTCCGGGCCCGCTTTCCTTTACCGCCACGGCCGCGTCAGGCCACCAGCACCGCCATCTCCAGCGGCGGGGCGATGTCGCTCTGTCCTCCGCGTTCCAGCAGGCGGCGGATGAGGCGGCCCATGCCCAGCAGGCTGCACGGCTTGTCCATGTGCGCATCGAACCCCTCGGCCAGTGCGCGCTCGCGCGGCCACACCATCACGTCGGCGGTGACGGCGGCCACGGGAATGCGGGCGGTGGCGGGGTCGCCGGCGAGCAGGCGGCGCGCGGTGACGCCGTCCATCTTCGGCATGCGCACGTCCATCAGCACCACATCGGGGCGTTCCGCGCGGGCCATGCGAATGCCCTCGGCGCCGTCGGAGGCGTGGAGCACGCGATAGCCGGCGTGTTCCAGAAACACTCCGCACACGGCGTGATGGTCGGCGTCGTCGTCGACGATGAGGACGGTCACGGGAGTCACGTGACACCTCCGGGAGGGGGCGGGGCAGGGCGGGGGCAATGATCGCAATCTACCCGTCGGGGATGACGGATACAACACTTTTCATCCACTGCTACCGTAACGGCGGATACTGGTAGGGAACTCTCCGCGAGCCTTGTTGATGCTGAAATTCTGCAAACTGCCGTTTCACAGGAGGGCACGGAGGAAGACGGGAGAGGACACGGAGGAAAGACGGGGATCAACCCCAAAAAAATCTCACGCAGAGGAGCAGAGCAGCAGAGAAAAGAGGAGGACGCATCTGATGCTATCTTCCCCCTTTTTGTCTTTCTCTGCGTCTCTGCGTCTCTGCGTGAGGCCCTTCTGTTCCTCCGTGTCCTCCGTGCATCCTCCGTGACCTCCGTGTGGAACGGCAGTTCAGCGGAGTCAGCCGGCGAGACGAAGCGTCAGGCGTGCTCGAGCGCCTGCTCCAGGTCCGCGATCAGGTCTTCCACGTCTTCCACACCGCAGCTCAGGCGCACCAGGCCGTCCGT from Longimicrobium terrae encodes the following:
- a CDS encoding response regulator, with amino-acid sequence MTPVTVLIVDDDADHHAVCGVFLEHAGYRVLHASDGAEGIRMARAERPDVVLMDVRMPKMDGVTARRLLAGDPATARIPVAAVTADVMVWPRERALAEGFDAHMDKPCSLLGMGRLIRRLLERGGQSDIAPPLEMAVLVA